The Amycolatopsis nigrescens CSC17Ta-90 genomic interval CGCCGGGGTAGGCAGTTTCCGTGATCTGGAAACGCCGCTGATCGGCGCGGTGGAACGGCTGATCGACTTCGTGACCTCGGCAGACCAGGGCTGAACGGGTGACACGGCGAAGGTTACGCGTAGATCACGTCAAGTCGTACGGTCGGTACGAGCTGTCACTTTCTGAGACGATGTGCCCATGACACCGGCACTCATCTGGCTGATCGTCGGAATCGTCTTCATGGTGGCCGAGGTGCTTTCCGGCGATCTCGTGCTGATCATGCTCGGCGTCGGGGCACTGGTTGGCGCAGGCTCGGCCGCCCTCACCGGGAACGCGTTCATCGACGTCGCGGTGTTCGGTGTCGCCTCGATCGGCCTGCTGGTGCTGGTGCGGCCGACGCTCAAGCGGCGCTTCATGGCCGGACCGGACGTCAAGACGAACACCGA includes:
- a CDS encoding NfeD family protein, with amino-acid sequence MTPALIWLIVGIVFMVAEVLSGDLVLIMLGVGALVGAGSAALTGNAFIDVAVFGVASIGLLVLVRPTLKRRFMAGPDVKTNTDALIGARALVLSPVDSESGQVKLAGDTWSARSFIHDQRIEPGTTVTVVEISGATAVVSAEP